Part of the Sulfurovum sp. TSL6 genome, CTACCAGGTCGATCTCTTACGCTTCTATCAATGGACACATGTTAACGACATTCTGAGTCATCCATTACATGAAAGCTACCAAGCCAAAGTCATTGAAGATTTCAACTGGAACAACTGGGTAGATAACACAAAAAGCATTGCAAAACCGTTTGTAAGATCAGATACACGTTTAAAGAATCACCCATATCGTGAAAAGCCTGTATTAGACACAAAATGATCTGTTTCACTGCAGTTCATTATTACTAAGTGTTCCTCGTTCCCATCGAGACGATGGCACGAGGAAAGAAAAAAGTCATAATTCAAAAGATAGATTTGAAAATGCCCCTTCGACACTTTGTGCCGTTTTATAGCGAGTCTGGAGCAGTCTTACCTTTTTGGTCTTCATATCACATATGGCTATGCGAAAGCTCATACCCATTTGCGGTTCAACAATACAGATAATTTTTCCTTCATACTCTCGTGTGGCGTGGATGATGCCCTGTAGGTTGGGGAAAAAGTATTTTGGATAGCTTAGCGGAGTTATCTCTACGATCTTGACTTGATTGCGTTGATCAAGGGTATCTAGTATAAGCTGTGCATCTTCCACACTCTCAAACTGTACACACCAATCATCAAAAACTTTATTGAAATGCTTTAGATCTTCATCTAAAAAACCTCCGGCAAGTGATTGTAAAGCAAAAATACCCATTCATTTTATCCTATTTTATCAAGGCGGAATTTTAACATAAATAGTTGGAGAACAGAAATAGTCCTTAGGGTCGAATGAGTGTTTTTGACTCATACCTATCTTTTCTATAGGAACTAGAACTTCATACCCAAGTATGGTTCATTATTATATTTACTAAAACTTTACACATTTCTTGTATACTATAAATAATACAATAAAAGTAGCATGTTCCTCAAATAAGGTGAGCTATAAATCACATGTATAAAAAGGGTATTAAAATGAAGCTTATAAAATTATTTTTCACTTCGTTGATCATGATCTTGTCATCCACTGACATAGCGGTTGCAGATACTCCAGAGCCATCAAACAATATTGATTATCCTGTGGGATGGCAGAAGTGGTCACCGATAGCTGTCTCACACCGTACCGATAACAACACAAGTCGTGTAATATTAGGTAATTCAATTGCCGTCGAAGCTGCACGTACGGGAAAAATTAACCCTTGGCCAGATGGTGCTATATTGGGAAAAGTTGTTTGGAAAGACAGACAACTAAAAGATTGGAAGGCAGCGACTGCACCAGGAAAATTTGTCCATGCCGAGTTTATGTTTAAAGACTCAAAGAAATATAATAAGACATACGGATGGGGTTGGGCACGTTGGGTTGGTCTATCACAAAAGCCTTTTAATGATGGAGGAAAGTCCTGTATCTCTTGTCATACGCCAGTTAAAAATCGAGACTG contains:
- a CDS encoding cytochrome P460 family protein produces the protein MKLIKLFFTSLIMILSSTDIAVADTPEPSNNIDYPVGWQKWSPIAVSHRTDNNTSRVILGNSIAVEAARTGKINPWPDGAILGKVVWKDRQLKDWKAATAPGKFVHAEFMFKDSKKYNKTYGWGWARWVGLSQKPFNDGGKSCISCHTPVKNRDWTFTDPAVFPTIK